From the genome of Solidesulfovibrio carbinolicus, one region includes:
- the prmC gene encoding peptide chain release factor N(5)-glutamine methyltransferase, with the protein MAKAPTVREILAKSEAFFEGRGLDSPRLSAQLLLSQALGLDRLGLILAMDRPLTPEELDLVRPLVARRGKGEPVAYILGEREFYGLDFAVTPATLIPRPETELIIDRTLELFPAGELTSFADLGTGSGCLAVTLAVRFPGATGLALDLRPEALAVARQNAARHQVAQRLTFFEADFADLPAHDGGYGLVVSNPPYVSAAEYRECSREVREFEPSSALTPGETGLEAVPTVARAAISRLAPGGVLLVEIGWKQGPDAAAILAEAGFADVVVRRDLAGLERVVEGRKP; encoded by the coding sequence ATGGCAAAAGCGCCCACGGTTCGCGAGATCCTGGCCAAGAGCGAAGCCTTTTTCGAGGGCCGGGGCCTGGACAGTCCCCGGCTTTCGGCCCAGCTCCTGTTGTCCCAGGCCCTGGGCCTGGACCGGCTGGGCCTGATTCTCGCCATGGACCGGCCCCTGACCCCGGAAGAACTCGACCTCGTGCGTCCCCTGGTCGCCCGCCGGGGCAAGGGCGAGCCCGTCGCCTACATCCTGGGCGAACGCGAATTCTACGGCCTCGACTTCGCCGTCACCCCGGCCACGCTGATCCCGCGCCCGGAAACGGAACTCATCATCGACAGAACCCTGGAACTGTTTCCGGCCGGCGAGTTGACGTCGTTTGCTGACCTGGGAACCGGCTCGGGCTGTCTGGCCGTGACCCTGGCCGTGCGATTCCCCGGCGCAACCGGCCTGGCCCTGGACCTGCGTCCCGAGGCTTTGGCCGTGGCCCGGCAAAACGCCGCCCGGCACCAGGTGGCCCAGCGCCTGACGTTTTTTGAAGCCGATTTCGCCGACTTGCCGGCCCATGACGGCGGCTACGGGCTGGTCGTGTCCAACCCGCCCTATGTCAGCGCCGCCGAATACCGGGAGTGTTCCCGCGAGGTGCGGGAGTTTGAGCCGTCAAGCGCCCTGACCCCGGGCGAAACGGGCCTTGAGGCCGTGCCCACGGTGGCCCGGGCCGCGATTTCGCGGTTGGCCCCAGGGGGTGTGTTGTTGGTGGAGATCGGCTGGAAGCAAGGGCCGGACGCCGCCGCCATCCTGGCCGAGGCCGGCTTTGCCGACGTCGTCGTGCGCCGCGATCTGGCCGGGCTGGAACGGGTAGTTGAAGGGCGAAAGCCGTAA
- the der gene encoding ribosome biogenesis GTPase Der, with amino-acid sequence MPPIVAIVGRPNVGKSTLFNRLTRGRRAITHDLPGVTRDRLEAPAEIEGRFVTLVDTGGMDYEAEESLARQIVEQAEAALVTADVVLFLVDGKAGRTALEDDLAERLRRLGKPVIVAVNKVDGLERVAAMTADFHAWGLPLLAISAAHGQGMAELAEAIAERLPEAEPYDPDAPLIQTVLRLAVLGRPNAGKSSLINALVGESRLIVSDIAGTTRDAVDVVVHQKGKRYLFVDTAGVRKRTRITDGLERYSVAKALSSAKRADVAVVVIDATGGVGVQDKRLISFLDSERKAFLVAVNKTDLVPQKDMLALQKDIARELRMCSHVPVLYMSAAKGKGVAKVLPQAESIWAECQIRIGTGELNRAMRASLDKHQPPLVNGRRAKFYYLTQAADAPPTFVFFVSDTERVRDSYIKYLENSLRKLFGIATAPVKVVCRASHKPKDER; translated from the coding sequence ATGCCCCCTATCGTGGCCATCGTCGGACGGCCAAACGTAGGCAAGTCCACGCTTTTCAACCGGCTGACCCGCGGTCGCCGGGCCATCACCCATGACCTCCCCGGCGTCACCCGCGACCGGTTGGAGGCTCCGGCCGAGATCGAAGGCCGCTTCGTCACCCTGGTCGACACCGGCGGCATGGACTACGAGGCCGAGGAAAGCCTGGCCAGACAAATCGTCGAACAGGCCGAGGCCGCCCTGGTCACGGCCGACGTGGTGCTGTTTCTCGTGGACGGCAAGGCCGGCCGCACCGCCCTGGAAGACGATCTGGCCGAGCGCCTGCGCCGACTGGGCAAGCCCGTCATCGTGGCCGTCAACAAGGTCGACGGCCTGGAGCGCGTGGCCGCCATGACCGCCGACTTCCATGCCTGGGGCCTGCCGCTTCTGGCCATTTCCGCCGCCCACGGCCAGGGCATGGCCGAGCTGGCCGAGGCCATCGCCGAGCGCCTGCCCGAAGCCGAGCCCTACGATCCCGACGCGCCCTTGATCCAGACCGTGCTGCGTCTGGCCGTGCTGGGCCGGCCCAACGCCGGCAAGTCGTCGCTTATAAACGCCCTGGTCGGCGAATCGCGCCTTATCGTCAGCGACATCGCCGGCACCACCCGCGACGCCGTGGACGTGGTGGTCCATCAAAAAGGCAAGCGCTACCTGTTTGTCGATACGGCCGGCGTGCGCAAGCGCACCCGCATCACCGACGGCCTGGAGCGCTACAGCGTGGCCAAGGCCCTGTCCAGCGCCAAGCGGGCCGATGTGGCCGTGGTCGTCATCGACGCCACCGGCGGCGTCGGCGTCCAGGACAAGCGGCTCATTTCGTTTCTGGACAGCGAGCGCAAGGCGTTTCTGGTGGCCGTCAACAAGACCGATCTCGTGCCCCAAAAGGACATGCTGGCCCTGCAAAAGGACATTGCCCGGGAACTGCGCATGTGTTCCCACGTGCCGGTGCTCTACATGTCGGCGGCCAAGGGCAAGGGCGTGGCCAAGGTGCTGCCCCAGGCCGAGTCCATCTGGGCCGAGTGCCAGATCCGCATCGGCACGGGCGAGCTCAACCGGGCCATGCGGGCCTCGCTGGACAAGCACCAGCCGCCCCTGGTCAACGGCCGGCGGGCGAAGTTCTACTACCTGACCCAGGCCGCCGACGCGCCGCCGACCTTCGTCTTTTTCGTCAGCGACACCGAGCGAGTGCGCGATTCCTACATCAAATACCTGGAAAACAGCCTGCGCAAGCTCTTTGGCATCGCCACGGCCCCGGTCAAGGTCGTCTGCCGGGCCAGCCACAAGCCCAAGGACGAGCGGTAG
- the thiC gene encoding phosphomethylpyrimidine synthase ThiC produces MSIFSKNAALAAIFRANASQLAAAEGLTPETIEAGVAAGTMVILANPAHKDVTPTIIGQPAKVKVNANIGTSMFVTDLSMEMEKVRLCKTAGAHALMDLSTAGDLHAIRGDILAATDLPLGTVPLYGVAQRHIAKGGDPSDFTVAEILAEIARQAEQGVDFMTLHCGITRRGVELASEGGRVTGIVSRGGSILGRWMRRHGEENPFLTHYDDILDICLAHNVTISLGDGLRPGCGADAGDGAQWEEVINLGRLAARAMERGVQTMIEGPGHVPLHLVQGQIQGIKRLTHGAPLYVLGPLTTDCAPGYDHIAGAIGGALAAYFGADFLCYLTPAEHLTLPNVEDVRAGIKASLIAAQSAETALGRPHAAGRDLAMSQARADLDWEAMTELSLDPDMVRARRAKHSQEKECAMCGAMCAMRMMSVESFECPTTGEAKTK; encoded by the coding sequence ATGTCCATCTTCAGCAAAAACGCCGCCCTCGCCGCCATTTTTCGCGCCAACGCCAGCCAGCTCGCCGCCGCCGAAGGCCTGACCCCGGAAACCATCGAGGCGGGAGTCGCCGCCGGAACCATGGTCATCCTGGCCAACCCGGCCCACAAGGACGTCACACCGACCATTATCGGCCAGCCGGCCAAGGTCAAGGTTAATGCCAACATCGGCACCTCCATGTTCGTCACCGACCTCTCCATGGAGATGGAAAAAGTCCGGCTGTGCAAGACCGCCGGAGCCCACGCTCTCATGGACCTGTCCACGGCCGGCGACCTGCACGCCATTCGCGGCGACATCCTGGCCGCCACCGACCTGCCGCTGGGCACCGTGCCCCTTTACGGCGTGGCCCAGCGCCACATCGCCAAGGGCGGCGACCCCAGCGACTTCACCGTGGCCGAGATCCTGGCCGAAATCGCCCGGCAAGCCGAACAGGGCGTGGATTTCATGACCCTGCACTGCGGCATCACCCGCCGGGGCGTGGAACTGGCTTCCGAAGGCGGCCGGGTCACTGGCATCGTGTCGCGCGGCGGCTCCATCCTGGGCCGCTGGATGCGCCGGCACGGCGAGGAAAATCCCTTTTTGACGCACTACGACGACATTCTCGACATCTGCCTGGCCCACAACGTCACCATCAGCCTGGGCGACGGCCTGCGGCCCGGCTGCGGGGCCGACGCCGGCGACGGCGCCCAATGGGAAGAAGTCATCAACCTCGGCCGGTTGGCCGCGCGGGCCATGGAACGCGGCGTGCAAACCATGATCGAAGGCCCGGGCCATGTGCCCTTGCACCTCGTCCAGGGCCAGATTCAGGGCATCAAACGGCTCACCCACGGCGCGCCGCTCTACGTCCTTGGACCGCTGACCACCGACTGCGCCCCGGGCTACGACCACATCGCCGGCGCCATCGGCGGGGCGCTGGCCGCCTACTTCGGCGCGGATTTCCTGTGTTACCTGACCCCGGCCGAACATTTGACGCTGCCCAATGTCGAGGACGTGCGGGCCGGCATCAAGGCCAGCCTCATCGCCGCCCAGAGCGCCGAAACCGCCCTGGGCCGCCCCCACGCCGCCGGCCGCGACCTGGCCATGAGCCAGGCCCGGGCCGACCTCGACTGGGAAGCCATGACCGAACTGTCGCTGGACCCGGACATGGTGCGCGCCCGGCGGGCCAAGCACAGCCAGGAAAAGGAATGCGCCATGTGCGGGGCCATGTGCGCCATGCGCATGATGAGCGTCGAGAGCTTCGAGTGCCCCACCACCGGTGAGGCCAAGACGAAATAA
- the rpmE gene encoding 50S ribosomal protein L31, producing the protein MKKDIHPKTFKATIRCHCGFEAQALSTKGELVQVEVCSNCHPFFTGKQRFLDTAGRIDRFRKKYANFEKKA; encoded by the coding sequence ATGAAGAAAGATATCCATCCCAAGACGTTCAAGGCCACCATCCGTTGCCACTGCGGTTTCGAAGCCCAGGCCCTGTCCACCAAGGGCGAGCTGGTCCAGGTCGAAGTCTGCTCCAACTGCCATCCGTTTTTCACCGGCAAGCAGCGCTTCCTCGACACCGCCGGCCGCATCGACCGCTTCCGGAAAAAGTACGCCAATTTCGAGAAAAAGGCCTAG
- a CDS encoding DUF1385 domain-containing protein codes for MKRLLRLLPLLVASPTVGGQAVMEGVMMRDRERLAIAVRKPGGDILLDVRPWFSLTASKWLKKPLLRGFPVLLETLVNGIKALNYSAQVALEDDEDGVEMGPWAMGLTLAASIGFALLLFVVTPHLFSLGMRGMGLSGGVEDLSFHVWDGLFKMLLFLGYVAAISYLPDIRRVFQYHGAEHKVIWAYEQGAPLTPEGARGFSRLHPRCGTAFLLFVLAISIVLYAFLVPWLMTFYVPDNSVLKQAYIVALKLVLMVPVSALAYEVIKLAGKFHTNIVCRLISAPGLFMQMLTTKEPDDAQIEVALAALDGAVAERPVV; via the coding sequence ATGAAAAGATTGCTGCGTCTTTTGCCGCTTCTCGTTGCTTCGCCCACCGTTGGCGGCCAGGCCGTCATGGAAGGCGTCATGATGCGCGACCGGGAGCGACTGGCTATCGCCGTGCGCAAGCCCGGCGGCGACATTCTGCTTGATGTGCGCCCCTGGTTCTCGCTCACCGCCTCCAAGTGGCTCAAAAAGCCGCTGTTGCGCGGTTTCCCGGTGCTTCTGGAGACGCTGGTCAACGGCATCAAGGCGCTCAACTACTCGGCCCAGGTCGCTCTTGAGGACGATGAGGACGGCGTGGAGATGGGGCCATGGGCCATGGGGCTCACCCTGGCCGCCTCCATCGGCTTTGCCTTGCTGCTTTTCGTCGTCACGCCCCACTTGTTTTCGCTGGGGATGCGCGGCATGGGCCTGTCCGGCGGCGTGGAGGACTTAAGCTTCCACGTCTGGGACGGGCTTTTCAAAATGCTCCTGTTCCTGGGCTACGTGGCGGCCATCTCCTATCTGCCGGACATCCGCCGGGTGTTCCAGTACCACGGGGCCGAGCACAAGGTCATCTGGGCCTACGAGCAGGGCGCGCCGCTGACGCCCGAAGGCGCGCGGGGCTTCTCCCGGCTGCATCCGCGTTGCGGTACGGCCTTCCTGCTCTTTGTCCTGGCCATTTCCATCGTGCTCTACGCCTTCCTCGTGCCCTGGCTCATGACGTTTTACGTGCCGGACAACAGCGTGCTCAAGCAGGCCTACATCGTGGCCCTGAAGCTTGTGCTCATGGTTCCGGTCAGCGCCCTGGCCTACGAGGTCATCAAACTGGCCGGCAAGTTCCACACGAACATCGTCTGCCGCCTGATCTCGGCCCCCGGGCTTTTCATGCAGATGCTCACCACCAAGGAACCCGACGACGCCCAGATTGAGGTGGCCCTGGCCGCCCTGGACGGCGCGGTGGCCGAGCGTCCCGTCGTCTGA
- the gpmA gene encoding 2,3-diphosphoglycerate-dependent phosphoglycerate mutase: protein MHTLVLVRHGQSVWNLENRFTGWTDVGLTPQGREEAAQAAALLRDGGYDFDACLTSVLSRAVMTLDILLTGLDRLWLPVTKSWRLNERHYGALQGLNKAEMAAQYGEEQVFVWRRSYDTPPPALDPTDERFPGRDRRYATLTEAELPRCESLKDTVARVLPFWHEVMAPAIASGTRLLVAAHGNSLRALVKYLDGIDDDAISECNIPTGVPLIYKLDDALHPVERFYLGDAEAVARKAAAVAAQGKAKG from the coding sequence ATGCATACCCTGGTCCTCGTGCGCCACGGCCAAAGCGTGTGGAACCTTGAAAACCGGTTCACCGGCTGGACAGACGTGGGCCTGACCCCCCAGGGCCGCGAGGAAGCCGCCCAGGCGGCGGCGCTGCTGCGCGACGGCGGCTACGACTTCGACGCCTGCCTGACCTCGGTGCTCTCCCGGGCCGTCATGACCCTCGATATTCTCTTGACCGGCCTCGACCGCCTGTGGCTGCCGGTCACCAAGTCCTGGCGCTTAAACGAACGCCACTACGGCGCGCTCCAGGGCCTCAACAAGGCTGAAATGGCCGCTCAGTACGGCGAGGAACAGGTGTTCGTCTGGCGTCGAAGCTACGACACCCCGCCCCCGGCCCTGGATCCGACCGACGAACGCTTCCCGGGCCGCGACCGGCGCTACGCGACGCTGACCGAGGCCGAACTGCCGCGCTGCGAGTCGCTCAAGGACACCGTGGCCCGGGTTCTGCCTTTCTGGCACGAGGTCATGGCCCCGGCCATCGCCTCGGGCACGCGGCTGCTCGTGGCCGCCCACGGCAACTCCCTGCGCGCCCTGGTCAAATACCTCGACGGCATCGACGACGACGCCATCAGCGAATGCAATATCCCAACAGGCGTGCCGCTTATCTACAAACTCGACGACGCCCTCCACCCCGTCGAACGCTTCTACCTCGGCGACGCCGAAGCCGTAGCCCGCAAAGCCGCCGCCGTGGCCGCCCAGGGCAAGGCGAAGGGATAA
- a CDS encoding DUF2092 domain-containing protein — MRRILWTAVLCAWLAAVPAGRAAAQTAPAEPAKTADITPEAKAPVEAMCAFLAGKKTFSFSVEISEEQVYPSGQTVQLTRFADVAVKRPDKLYSRVTGDERDREMVYDGKTVTMADYDRGVYAVVDAPPTIDATIAMLADTYGIVAPLSDLLYADPCREILANVRTGDCVGVHTAGGVACDHLAFTQKNADWQLWVEKDKTPLPRKVVITDKHVMGWPQYAAVFSDWNMTPKLPADLFTFKPGKELRRIELKPLAEGQAAQGGGHE, encoded by the coding sequence ATGCGACGCATCCTGTGGACGGCGGTCCTGTGCGCCTGGCTGGCCGCCGTGCCGGCCGGCCGGGCAGCCGCCCAAACCGCTCCGGCCGAACCGGCCAAGACCGCGGACATCACCCCCGAGGCCAAGGCCCCGGTGGAGGCCATGTGCGCCTTTCTGGCCGGCAAGAAAACCTTTAGCTTCTCCGTGGAAATCAGTGAGGAGCAGGTCTACCCCAGCGGCCAGACCGTGCAGCTCACCCGGTTTGCCGATGTGGCCGTCAAACGCCCGGACAAGTTGTATTCCCGGGTCACCGGCGACGAACGCGACCGGGAAATGGTCTACGACGGCAAGACCGTGACCATGGCCGACTACGACCGGGGCGTCTACGCCGTGGTGGACGCGCCGCCGACCATCGACGCCACCATTGCCATGCTGGCCGACACCTACGGCATCGTCGCGCCGCTGTCCGACCTGCTCTACGCCGACCCGTGCCGGGAAATCCTGGCCAACGTGCGCACCGGGGACTGCGTGGGCGTGCACACCGCCGGCGGCGTGGCCTGCGACCATCTGGCCTTCACCCAGAAAAACGCCGATTGGCAGCTGTGGGTGGAAAAGGACAAGACCCCGCTGCCGCGCAAGGTGGTCATCACCGACAAGCACGTCATGGGCTGGCCCCAATATGCCGCCGTTTTCTCCGACTGGAACATGACGCCCAAGCTGCCGGCCGATCTTTTCACCTTCAAGCCCGGCAAGGAGCTGCGGCGCATTGAGCTCAAGCCCCTGGCCGAGGGCCAGGCGGCCCAGGGAGGCGGCCATGAATAA
- a CDS encoding TolB family protein, with translation MTVPRSMCAALLAALLLVPALGLTQSLHVNGDPYMTVTDAAQARLADGRKQRAPALAVGDPVFVLEVKDGWATVARPDPRQPNFPGRLYRLPLAALAAQPGKTQAHRPTWAPAPGDPALAERDIVAYEDEPWIMVREGAAKPRRVAKGAWPAVSADGTLLAFWPEAEGGVTVVDLTGKAQPRRFPTTPQAVREIHFSPQGLVLAWRVDDRRVLGNPRDRIESVDLAAPDAQPAVVVPWLPVTTSLNGFGVDGKTLAFFVWENEANQLRLIDAHGRVLRQTPVSAFLDPTLDSSGDTYLPSPTSDTLVLAASDVNPSPAMERWLNDSGSALFLCDLGSGTSYRLTPRELVAVSPTWTPDGRRIYFAGLPEKPANGPHRLYRMNADGTGLTELGKGFRPSVGTRP, from the coding sequence ATGACTGTCCCGCGTTCGATGTGCGCGGCATTGCTGGCCGCTTTGCTCCTCGTGCCGGCCCTGGGCCTGACCCAGTCGCTTCACGTCAACGGCGATCCGTACATGACCGTGACCGACGCCGCACAAGCGCGTCTCGCGGACGGGCGGAAACAGCGCGCGCCGGCCCTGGCCGTCGGCGACCCGGTCTTTGTGCTGGAGGTCAAGGACGGCTGGGCGACGGTGGCCCGGCCCGATCCCCGACAGCCGAATTTCCCGGGCCGCCTGTACCGCCTGCCTCTGGCGGCCCTGGCCGCGCAGCCCGGCAAAACCCAGGCGCACCGTCCGACCTGGGCCCCGGCCCCGGGCGACCCGGCCCTGGCCGAGCGGGACATCGTAGCTTACGAGGACGAGCCGTGGATCATGGTGCGCGAAGGCGCGGCCAAGCCCCGGCGCGTGGCCAAGGGCGCCTGGCCGGCCGTATCGGCCGACGGGACGCTTTTGGCGTTTTGGCCGGAGGCGGAAGGCGGCGTGACCGTGGTCGATCTGACGGGCAAGGCCCAGCCCCGTCGTTTTCCGACCACGCCGCAGGCCGTGCGCGAAATCCATTTTTCGCCCCAGGGCCTGGTGCTGGCCTGGCGTGTCGATGACCGCCGCGTCCTTGGAAACCCGCGTGACCGCATCGAGAGCGTGGACCTCGCCGCGCCCGACGCCCAACCGGCCGTTGTCGTTCCCTGGTTGCCCGTCACCACGTCGTTGAACGGATTCGGCGTCGACGGCAAGACGTTGGCGTTTTTCGTCTGGGAAAACGAGGCCAACCAGTTGCGCCTGATTGATGCGCACGGCCGTGTGCTGCGCCAGACGCCGGTTTCGGCCTTTCTCGACCCGACTCTTGATTCCAGCGGCGACACGTATCTGCCCAGTCCGACAAGCGACACGCTGGTGCTGGCCGCAAGCGACGTCAACCCCTCGCCGGCCATGGAGCGCTGGCTCAATGACTCCGGCAGCGCACTGTTTCTGTGCGACCTGGGCAGCGGCACGAGCTATCGCCTCACGCCCCGGGAGCTTGTCGCCGTCTCCCCGACCTGGACGCCGGACGGCCGACGCATCTATTTCGCGGGCCTGCCGGAAAAGCCCGCCAACGGGCCGCACCGGCTCTACCGCATGAACGCGGACGGCACGGGACTGACGGAATTGGGGAAGGGATTCAGACCGAGCGTGGGGACGCGGCCGTAA
- the prfA gene encoding peptide chain release factor 1 yields the protein MFAKLESLERKYEDLERQLSAPDVVSDQERFRKLSKTHSDLSDVVAAFREYKKIAQDLEDNQEMAQDPDPEIRELAQAETKALKEAQVELEARLKVLLLPKDPMDEKNILLEIRAGTGGDEAALFAGDLFRMYTRYAETKRWKVEIMSQSETGSGGFKEVIASISGDKVYSRLKYESGAHRVQRVPATESQGRIHTSAVTVAIMPEAEEVDVAIDPNELRIDVYRSSGPGGQSVNTTDSAVRVTHIPSGLVVICQDEKSQHKNKAKALKVLRSRLLQIEQDKQRAEQEAARRSQVGTGDRSERIRTYNFPQGRVTDHRINLTLYRLDAVLEGDLDELCGALIGHYQAEALKAQADAA from the coding sequence ATGTTCGCCAAGCTCGAAAGCCTCGAACGCAAGTACGAGGACCTGGAACGCCAACTGTCCGCGCCCGACGTCGTCTCCGACCAGGAGCGCTTCCGTAAGCTGTCCAAGACCCACTCCGACCTCAGCGATGTGGTGGCCGCTTTCCGGGAATACAAAAAGATCGCCCAGGACCTGGAAGACAACCAGGAAATGGCCCAGGACCCCGATCCCGAGATCCGCGAACTGGCCCAGGCCGAGACCAAGGCCCTCAAGGAAGCCCAGGTCGAACTGGAAGCCCGGCTCAAGGTGCTGCTTTTGCCCAAGGATCCCATGGATGAAAAAAACATCCTGCTGGAAATCCGGGCCGGCACCGGCGGCGACGAAGCCGCGCTTTTCGCCGGCGACCTGTTCCGCATGTATACCCGCTACGCCGAAACCAAGCGCTGGAAGGTCGAGATCATGAGCCAGTCCGAAACCGGCTCCGGGGGCTTCAAGGAAGTCATCGCCTCCATCTCCGGCGACAAGGTCTACAGCCGCCTCAAGTACGAATCCGGCGCCCACCGCGTCCAGCGCGTGCCGGCCACCGAGTCCCAGGGCCGCATCCACACCTCGGCCGTCACCGTGGCCATCATGCCCGAAGCCGAGGAAGTCGACGTGGCCATCGATCCCAACGAACTGCGCATCGACGTCTACCGCTCCAGCGGCCCCGGCGGCCAGAGCGTCAACACCACCGACTCGGCCGTGCGCGTTACCCACATCCCCTCCGGGCTGGTGGTCATCTGCCAGGACGAAAAGTCCCAGCACAAAAACAAAGCCAAGGCGCTTAAGGTCCTGCGGTCCCGTTTGCTGCAGATCGAACAGGACAAGCAACGGGCCGAACAGGAAGCCGCCCGCCGCTCCCAGGTCGGCACCGGCGACCGCTCCGAGCGCATCCGCACCTACAACTTTCCCCAGGGCCGTGTCACCGATCACCGCATCAACCTGACGCTCTACCGCCTCGACGCCGTTCTCGAAGGCGACCTCGACGAACTGTGCGGCGCGCTCATCGGCCACTACCAAGCCGAGGCGCTGAAGGCTCAGGCCGACGCGGCCTAG
- a CDS encoding aryl-sulfate sulfotransferase: protein MSESVLSGYVLVAPQESTFTYLVDRGGAVVHTWKSDFNAGLTATLTEDGHLFRAGKVANDHYIHGSGGVIEEYDWDGNLVWQYFYNDAEEFQHHDFTVLPNGNVLFIAAEIITADEALALGRDPAKLRDGYLVADKLVEVKPDGLTGGEVVWEWRAIDHIVQDVNPGSATYGNVAAHPELVDFNYEGRPSFPDGWTHMNSVDFDEDTGQVLVSVRNYNEIWIIDHTTTTAEAAGHTGGDWGHGGDLLYRWGNPEAYRAGTRADRELNGQHDAKWIDDGLPGAGNILVFDNGAERLGGKYSRVLELAVPTAGDGIYYLSADGTYGPAEASWSYTAQTPTTYYSARMSGAQRLPDGNTLTTVGDAGTLVEVTPEGDTAWVYDADRTVLEGAAPGSETSVFYASWYPEDYAGLAGKALIPQDATLGMLTRYATNTLETTLGTSKALMAGSPALLASPLA, encoded by the coding sequence ATGAGCGAGTCCGTGCTTTCCGGTTACGTTCTGGTCGCCCCCCAGGAATCGACGTTTACCTATCTCGTCGACCGGGGCGGCGCGGTGGTCCATACGTGGAAGAGCGACTTCAACGCCGGGCTGACAGCCACGCTCACCGAAGACGGCCATCTGTTCCGGGCCGGCAAGGTAGCCAATGACCACTATATCCACGGTTCCGGCGGCGTCATTGAGGAATACGACTGGGACGGCAATCTGGTCTGGCAGTATTTCTACAACGACGCCGAGGAGTTCCAGCACCACGATTTCACCGTCCTGCCAAACGGCAACGTGCTGTTTATCGCCGCCGAGATCATCACCGCCGACGAAGCCCTGGCCCTGGGCCGCGATCCCGCCAAGCTGCGCGACGGCTATCTCGTGGCCGACAAGCTCGTGGAAGTGAAGCCGGACGGCCTTACCGGCGGCGAGGTGGTCTGGGAGTGGCGGGCCATCGACCACATTGTCCAGGATGTGAACCCCGGCAGCGCCACGTACGGCAACGTTGCCGCCCACCCGGAACTCGTGGACTTCAACTACGAGGGCCGCCCCTCCTTCCCGGACGGCTGGACCCATATGAACAGCGTGGACTTCGACGAAGACACCGGACAGGTGCTCGTCAGCGTGCGCAACTACAATGAAATCTGGATCATCGACCACACGACTACCACGGCCGAGGCGGCCGGCCACACGGGCGGGGACTGGGGCCACGGCGGCGACCTGCTCTACCGCTGGGGCAATCCCGAGGCCTACCGGGCCGGAACCCGGGCCGACCGCGAGCTTAACGGCCAGCACGACGCCAAGTGGATCGACGACGGCCTGCCGGGGGCCGGCAATATCCTGGTTTTCGACAACGGAGCCGAGCGCCTGGGCGGCAAGTATTCCCGTGTGCTGGAACTGGCCGTGCCCACGGCCGGGGACGGGATCTATTATCTGTCCGCCGACGGAACCTACGGCCCGGCCGAAGCAAGCTGGTCCTACACGGCCCAGACGCCGACCACGTATTATTCCGCCCGCATGAGCGGGGCCCAGCGTCTGCCCGACGGCAACACCCTCACCACCGTGGGCGACGCCGGCACCCTGGTGGAAGTAACCCCCGAGGGCGACACGGCCTGGGTCTACGACGCCGACCGCACCGTGCTCGAAGGCGCGGCCCCGGGTTCGGAGACGTCGGTCTTTTACGCCAGCTGGTATCCCGAGGATTACGCCGGTTTGGCCGGCAAGGCCTTGATCCCCCAGGATGCGACCTTGGGGATGCTTACGCGCTACGCGACCAATACCCTGGAGACGACCCTGGGGACATCCAAGGCGCTCATGGCCGGCTCGCCCGCTTTGCTGGCCTCCCCTTTGGCCTGA